A region from the Benincasa hispida cultivar B227 chromosome 8, ASM972705v1, whole genome shotgun sequence genome encodes:
- the LOC120083614 gene encoding prefoldin subunit 6, which translates to MSSTSALRELQRELETKANDLSKLQKDIAKNHQVRKKYTIQLGENELVLKELDLLNDDANVYKLIGPVLVKQDLAEANANVRKRIEYISAELKRLDSALQDLEEKQNSKRDAILKLQQRIQSLQAGKAKA; encoded by the exons ATGAGTTCTACAAGCGCTCTTCGAGAGCTACAGCGCGAGCTGGAGACGAAAGCCAACGATCTCAGCAAGCTACAGAAAG ATATTGCGAAGAACCACCAAGTGAGGAAGAAGTACACTATTCAGCTGGGTGAGAACGAGCTCGTTCTTAAG GAATTGGATCTGCTTAACGACGACGCAAATGTATATAAACTGATTGGTCCAGTGCTCGTGAAGCAAGATTTGGCAGAAGCAAATGCGAATGTGCGCAAGAGAATTGAATACATCTCTGCAGAATT GAAACGTCTTGATTCAGcccttcaagatttggaagagaAGCAAAATAGCAAGAGAGATGCG ATATTGAAGTTACAGCAAAGGATTCAATCTCTGCAGGCTGGAAAAGCTAAAGCGTAA